The nucleotide window ccacagcagctttttcccatagccacagctcaaccaaacacacccaaaaCCTTCTGTCGCTAAAACCCTCTGCTGTTCTTCGGTGCTTCACCTCGCCGCGTCGCTTCCCCCTTCTTCTCGCCACTGACCCCCCATCCCTACCACTGGTGCCCAAGCGAGGGGATTCCTCTGCCGCCGCCTGCCCTCGCCTTCCACCTCCCGGCCCCCCACTCGGCCTAGCGGATCGTAGTCGCGGCTCGGCCCCGGGCGTGCACAGTCTCGGTTCCTGCGGCCGCTTCGATGTACCTGACCGCCGTTTCCGTCGCCCCCGCAGTCGGCTTCTCGTCCTCATCCCAGCAGCTGCTGCCCAGGTCGGCCAGGGTCGGCCGCCGCCTGGTGGTGCGGGCAGACGTCAAGGTCATATCGACCGGCGAGGCCTGCCGCCGCGGGCTCGCCGCCGGCATCGACAAGCTCGCCGACGCCGTCGCCGTCACCCTCGGCCCCAAAGGTGAGGCTTTCGTAAGCTTGCTTCGGTTCCTGTTATCTTGCTGGGGGTGTAGTGAGGTGTCGGATATCGATTGGGTATCAAATCTTGTCTGAGCTACAATGTTCAGACCCATTTGGACCTAAAATGTTTGAGCTAACGGTACCACTATAGTTCACCTTAAGTGGAATTGGTGCAACCAATCCGGCTGACAAATGAAGACTTGGTGTTATGAAGGCAGTTAGCTTTAGGACATTTCTATTCAGAGTAGTTACTTCAAGATTCAGGTCTCTGACCTGTGTTGCTATTTATGATCTTAAGTTCATATCTCATGCTGTTGTTACTATACAGATACTCTGTTTGTGTGTCGTGTAGTGCTATTGATTGTTGAAAGCTCAGAAGTTTATTGCAGGGAGGAATGTTGTTATTGACCAAGATGATGTACCTAAAGTAATTAATGATGGTGTCACAATTGCCAAGTCTATAGAGCTCCCAAATGCGCTTGAGCATGCCGGTGCTACACTACTTCAAGAGGTAAGGTGCTACATTTCTTGTATCCTTAAATCGATTAGTATCGCTGCTGCTTGTTTACTGGACATGTTTTAGCCAGATAGCAGCCAAGACAAATAGTGCTGTTGGTGATGGAACTACAACGGCAATTGTTTTGGCTCGGGAAATCATCAATCTTGGGTTGTTGGCAGTTGCCACTGGTGCTAACCCAGTTGCATTGAGAAGGGGTATCGACAAAGCCGTTCATGAGCTAATTAAGATTTTGAAGAGTAAATGTATCCCTGTGAGTACAAAGGAGGACATAAAAGGTAATCTTTATGTTCTGGAAAATGAGGGTTCCTGTGTGTAAAAATGCGAAAAATAAGAAAAGTGAGGAAAAAGAACACTGACTAGCCTACTACTACTGACAAGTGCTAAATTCACATTTAAAGCTCAAGCCGTGTGTCATATGTTATTTTGTACATTTGTAGAGAAAGGAGCTTTAGCTTGATTTAAATTAGGAAAAATAAGACTGCACCCCTGCATATGCTCAAATGATGAAAAAAATACGAGCCATCTTTTTTTTTATTGTTATTTCTCAAGCATATTACTTTGAGGTATGGCATGTCATGTTTGTTTATGCATGATCTGCATCATCAGACTACTCAGTGGTCACCATAGTAATTCTGAATTTCATTTTCAGCTGTTGCTTCAATATCGTCTGGCAATGATGAATATGTTGGCAATCTCATTGCTGATGCAATGGAGAAGATAGGTCCTGATGGTATAATCAAAATTGAGTCATCATCTTCAATATACACGACAGTTGAGGTCCAGGAAGGAATGAAGGTACATTTACGCGGCCATAGATATTTTTGAAGTGCAAAAACTCTGTTGTGCTCAGTCAGTAATGGATTTATTCCAAAGTCTGTGAAAAATATCAAATAATGATTATTTCAAACATGTTAAGAGGGACAGAACTTGCTTTGAATCATTTCTTGCTATGTGGAACATGCATGTAGAGGTGCTATCTAAAATTATTATTCTCCACTGATCCTTGCAGATAGACAAGGGGTATGTTTCTCCATACTTCATCAcaaatcaagacaaagcaatcgtTGAATTTGAAAATGCTAGAGTGCTTTTGACTGATCAGCGTGTGAACGAAGTCCAAGAGATACTTCCCTTGCTGGAGAAGACAACACAGTTGAGTGTCCCTTTATTAATTATTGCTGAGGATGTGTCTCATGAGGTGTATTCAACACTGGTTCTTAACAAACTGAATGGATTGCTAAATGTTGCGGTCGTTAAATGTCCTGGTTTGGGAGATGAAAAGAAGGCTATTCTCCAAGATATTGCTATTATGACAGGTGAATATATATAACTAGTGTTTCAAAGCTTCATACCATAACGTACAGACTTTGGTCTCATAGAATGTGGCATTTATTAGAAGTGGCTTTACACATTCAGCAGTTCATGTTACTTAGGAGGCAAAGCTACATTTCGCTTAATGGCCTGCTAAGTTCAGCATTTTTTGTAGCTTCCACTAGTGCTTTGAGACATCATAAGGATTGCACTTCATTTTGTGTTTGCATGGTATGTTGCTTCCACATCATATAAGGTCCCTGagtagttctctttctctgtaACTAAACAGGTGCAGATTTCTTTGCTAGTGACCTTGGCTGGGGTCTTCATGGCATTACTTCGGATCAGCTTGGTATGGCTCAGAAAATCACAATAACTAGTGAATCTACAACTATCATAGCACATCCTTCAATGAGACCAGAGATCGAGGCCAGAATCATGCAACTGAAAAAAGATCTAGAGGAGACAACGAGTTCCTATCTAAAAGAAAGGTTCTCTGCAAGAATCGCTAAACTTTCAAGAGGTGTTGGAGTCATCAAGGTGTGGCACCATGTCTGGAAACCTATATCCCACTAGTTTTTATATTA belongs to Miscanthus floridulus cultivar M001 chromosome 4, ASM1932011v1, whole genome shotgun sequence and includes:
- the LOC136551423 gene encoding ruBisCO large subunit-binding protein subunit alpha-like, with product MYLTAVSVAPAVGFSSSSQQLLPRSARVGRRLVVRADVKVISTGEACRRGLAAGIDKLADAVAVTLGPKGRNVVIDQDDVPKVINDGVTIAKSIELPNALEHAGATLLQEIAAKTNSAVGDGTTTAIVLAREIINLGLLAVATGANPVALRRGIDKAVHELIKILKSKCIPVSTKEDIKAVASISSGNDEYVGNLIADAMEKIGPDGIIKIESSSSIYTTVEVQEGMKIDKGYVSPYFITNQDKAIVEFENARVLLTDQRVNEVQEILPLLEKTTQLSVPLLIIAEDVSHEVYSTLVLNKLNGLLNVAVVKCPGLGDEKKAILQDIAIMTGADFFASDLGWGLHGITSDQLGMAQKITITSESTTIIAHPSMRPEIEARIMQLKKDLEETTSSYLKERFSARIAKLSRGVGVIKVGAATEAELEDRKLRVEDAKNATFAAISEGITPGGGVTYVHLSKHVPSIMDLVDDAGEKMGVNIVGKALLVPAMTIARNAGADGPAVVEKLLASEWRVGYNAMTGEFEDLVAAGVVDPCRVARCVLQNSASIAGLILMTQAMMFDKVKKKKSPIPEIPGIPPLQISQKAKA